The following coding sequences lie in one uncultured Mailhella sp. genomic window:
- a CDS encoding cation transporter, with translation MKKVICIEGMRCGHCTSNVEKALRGISGVSDVKVELEAKTATVEAADSVSDDALRNAVDDLGFEVRQIRQA, from the coding sequence ATGAAGAAAGTCATTTGCATTGAAGGCATGCGCTGCGGTCACTGCACCTCCAACGTGGAAAAGGCTCTGCGCGGCATTTCCGGCGTCAGCGACGTGAAGGTGGAACTTGAAGCCAAGACCGCCACGGTGGAAGCCGCCGATTCCGTGTCCGACGACGCGCTCAGGAACGCCGTGGACGACCTCGGCTTTGAAGTCAGGCAGATCCGCCAGGCGTAA